A single Bufo bufo chromosome 6, aBufBuf1.1, whole genome shotgun sequence DNA region contains:
- the ZNFX1 gene encoding NFX1-type zinc finger-containing protein 1: MVLGPEIAVEDFRTMSVYPDYEEIHLNENPFLRPNTLKNKYESTELYLDTHFRLLREDFVRPLRKGIQEILMHHEDRGFRKMKFDDIRIYFDTRVVAPICTHSGIIYKVQFDITPIKSIRWQNSKRLIYGSLVCLSKDNFETFLFAVVSNREVTELEKGEVQLQFSEQSRRLLARARPTDSFIMVETTAYFEAYRHVLEGLKEMNVQDVPFQRYIVSCERDVRAPRYLNAGEQYNFACLLNEDVINSTMETKINVLNPREWPSKEILGFDESQIEAVRLALTKELTIIQGPPGTGKTYVGLKIAQALLTNTNVWQTNGHSCPILVVCYTNHALDQFLEGIHRFLKAGIVRVGGRSSSEILKKFNLRELRAGSRLQRNDPIHIRRAIGEAISKMKESELKLHEGSQLLQCAATGIIHERFLEKFIKDRHLDSLLNIMNDEDFFFPTGKTSIIVEWLGLGILPFTQTMDPNAADEPEPDNVEEEEPEEDLIDIQEEAELIQAERMLDDDQDEMGRPRRKNRKTEENEMARLIQAMSLDSKEPQEEQDPEGGWQMTRDQKRKRKQKVKNELRKLEVITEAEVDQITDLWSLDLNTRWKLYRHWIQLYQMDIRQKILVHEQNYQDSADRLMELRQKQDLDILSHATVIGMTTTGAAKYRRILQEVGARIVIVEEAAEVLEAHTITTLSSACQHLILIGDHQQLRPSANVYDLAKNFNLEVSLFERLIQSDLPYVRLNYQHRMRPEIARLLTPHIYSELENHPSVLNYENIKGVSTNLFFLQHEFLEQEIHDGKSHQNKHEAEFIVELCKYFLHQEYKPSQITILTTYTGQLFCLRKLMPTNIFSGVKVHVVDKYQGEENDIVLLSLVRSNKQGKVGFLQIANRICVALSRAKKGLFCIGNMKMLGTVPLWSRILYTLRQGGQVGDQLMLCCQNHPDTRTLVSKANDFKKVPEGGCTQKCDFRLNCGHVCTRVCHPYDPEHKEYQCNKDCQKVLCADGHRCKRKCSVPCGPCIEKVEKLMPLCGHQQMVPCSTSVNKFCCAVPCSKLLRCGHPCEKLCGEECEERCDKTVKVQLKCGHSQEVQCWQKRDIEFGMPIKCKQPCRVKLSCDHTCRGTCDTCHQGRFHESCRHPCKAILVCSHECKGACTNECPPCSRPCQNRCVHSLCKRKCGETCVPCMEPCNWRCEHYACSKLCSEPCDRPPCNVPCTKPLRCGHPCIGLCGEPCPKKCRECHKEEVSEIFFGFEDDDDARFVQLEDCGHIFETQGMDIYMNGGNDSEESVAIKFKVCPKCQTPIRKNLRYGSAINKTLDEIEKVKKMINGAEDLRNETKNRLLNTLQQMVDVRRNFPEEYSELREGLENSDAPLRALLSLENKMLFYQRIAKLFINIAKVDDVEKKTLKNSLLEIKKWLEKTRLFFTEQELSDLQCELIRFSYLQELLVGCKEAKSRITPEIRKEIDVIRDVLERRKKFTEEDQNFVKMKLKELMKNLPRSGLGITNTERVMIVDAMALQKGHWFKCPNDHVYCITECGGAMERSRCPECNAVIGGTSHNLEPTNRLAPEMDGAQHAAWSNTANNLQNFEGLRDLLD; encoded by the exons ATGGTTCTTGGGCCAGAGATTGCTGTAGAAGACTTTAGAACCATGAGTGTGTATCCTGATTATGAAGAAATTCACTTGAACGAAAATCCTTTTCTTAGGCCAAATACTTTAAAGAACAAATATGAATCCACTGAACTTTACCTGGACACTCATTTCAGACTTTTGAGGGAAGATTTTGTGCGACCATTAAGAAAAGGGATCCAGGAGATACTGATGCATCATGAAGACAGAGGGTTTCGCAAAATGAAGTTTGATGACATTCGAATTTACTTTGACACACGTGTGGTGGCTCCCATATGCACACATTCTGGTATTATCTACAAAGTGCAATTTGATATTACACCAATCAAGAGTATTCGATGGCAGAACTCCAAACGTCTGATATATGGGTCTCTTGTGTGCTTATCTAAAGATAATTTTGAAACCTTTCTATTTGCTGTGGTTTCTAATCGTGAAGTAACAGAGTTGGAGAAAGGTGAAGTCCAGTTGCAATTCAGTGAGCAGAGCAGAAGACTACTTGCAAGAGCACGTCCAACAGATTCCTTTATTATGGTGGAAACAACAGCATACTTTGAGGCATATCGCCATGTCTTGGAGGGGTTAAAGGAGATGAATGTCCAGGATGTACCCTTCCAGAGATATATAGTATCATGTGAGAGGGATGTCCGAGCACCACGCTATCTCAATGCTGGTGAGCAGTATAACTTTGCCTGTTTGTTAAATGAAGACGTTATAAATTCAACTATGGAGACCAAGATAAATGTTCTGAATCCACGAGAGTGGCCATCTAAAGAAATTCTTGGCTTTGACGAGTCTCAAATAGAAGCTGTACGGCTGGCACTCACCAAGGAACTTACCATCATCCAGGGACCACCAGGCACAG gcAAGACATATGTGGGACTGAAGATTGCACAGGCTCTACTTACTAATACTAATGTGTGGCAAACAAATGGACATTCCTGTCCCATCCTTGTAGTCTGTTACACAAATCATGCATTAGATCAGTTTCTGGAAG gaatccACAGGTTTCTGAAAGCAGGAATTGTGCGTGTTGGTGGACGCAGCAGCAGCGAGATTCTAAAAAAGTTTAATCTCAGAGAACTAAGAGCAGGTTCGAGGCTGCAGAGAAACGATCCAATACACATACGGAGAGCAATCGGCGAA GCCATAAGCAAGATGAAGGAATCAGAACTAAAGCTTCACGAGGGGTCACAGCTCCTACAGTGTGCAGCTACTGGGATCATTCATGAAAGGTTCCTGGAGAAGTTCATAAAGGATAGGCACCTGGACAGTCTACTTAACATCATg AATGATGAGGATTTCTTTTTCCCAACTGGGAAGACTTCAATAATCGTGGAATGGCTTGGTTTGGGGATCCTTCCTTTTACCCAAACAATGGACCCAAATGCAGCAG ATGAACCTGAACCTGATAATGTAGAGGAAGAGGAACCAGAGGAGGACCTGATTGATATCCAAGAGGAGGCTGAATTAATTCAGGCTGAACGTATGCTTGATGATGATCAAGATGAGATGGGAAGACCTAGAAGAAAGAACAGGAAAACTGAGGAAAACGAAATGGCCAGACTAAtacaggccatgtcattagacagCAAGGAACCACAGGAAGAGCAGGATCCTGAGGGGGGCTGGCAA ATGACACGGGACCAGAAAAGGAAGAGAAAGCAAAAGGTAAAGAATGAGTTACGGAAATTAGAAGTGATAACAGAAGCCGAGGTTGACCAAATTACAGATCTGTGGAGTCTGGACCTAAATACACGCTGGAAGCTATACAG ACATTGGATACAACTCTACCAGATGGATATTCGACAGAAGATTCTGGTTCATGAGCAGAATTATCAGGACTCAGCAGATCGCTTAATGGAGCTGAGACAAAAGCAGGACTTGGACATCCTCAGTCATGCTACAGTGATTGGCATGACCACTACAG GCGCTGCAAAATATAGACGTATCCTGCAGGAGGTGGGGGCGCGCATTGTAATCGTGGAAGAGGCAGCAGAAGTTCTGGAAGCTCATACCATAACCACTCTCAGCTCGGCCTGCCAACATTTAATTCTCATTGGGGACCATCAGCAG CTACGGCCAAGTGCCAATGTATACGACTTGGCCAAGAACTTTAACCTGGAAGTGTCACTGTTTGAGCGTCTTATTCAATCAGATCTACCGTATGTTCGCCTCAACTACCAG CACCGCATGCGACCTGAGATAGCGAGACTATTGACTCCTCACATCTACAGCGAGCTGGAAAATCACCCATCTGTACTAAACTATGAGAACATCAAG ggGGTTTCAACGAACCTCTTCTTTCTACAACATGAATTCCTGGAGCAAGAGATCCATGATGGGAAGAGTCACCAGAACAAGCATGAGGCAGAGTTCATCGTGGAGCTGTGCAAGTACTTTCTACATCAAGAGTATAAGCCGTCCCAGATCACCATCCTCACCACCTACACAGGGCAGCTGTTCTGCCTTCGCAAGCTCATGCCAACCAACATTTTCTCTGGAGTGAAAGTGCATGTGGTCGACAAGTACCAGGGAGAAGAAAACGATATTGTTCTTCTCTCACTGGTCCGTAGCAACAAGCAAGGAAAAGTTGGATTCCTTCAGATCGCCAACCGGATCTGCGTAGCATTGTCAAGAGCTAAGAAAGGGCTGTTCTGTATTGGCAACATGAAAATGCTGGGCACAGTGCCCCTCTGGAGCCGCATCCTTTATACTCTACGACAGGGGGGACAAGTCGGAGATCAGCTCATGCTTTGTTGTCAGAATCACCCTGACACCCGTACACTTGTCAGTAAAGCCAATGATTTCAAGAAGGTACCAGAAGGAGGTTGCACCCAAAAATGTGATTTCAGACTAAACTGTGGTCATGTGTGTACACGGGTATGCCACCCATATGATCCTGAGCACAAAGAATACCAATGTAACAAAGACTGCCAGAAGGTGTTGTGTGCGGATGGACATAGATGCAAACGAAAATGTTCTGTGCCCTGTGGACCTTGCATAGAGAAAGTGGAGAAGCTTATGCCACTATGCGGTCACCAACAAATGGTGCCATGCAGCACGTCTGTAAATAAGTTCTGTTGCGCTGTACCATGCAGCAAGCTCTTGAGATGTGGTCATCCATGTGAAAAGCTTTGTGGGGAGGAATGTGAAGAACGCTGTGACAAAACAGTAAAAGTGCAGCTAAAGTGTGGGCACAGTCAGGAGGTTCAGTGCTGGCAGAAACGGGACATAGAGTTCGGTATGCCAATAAAATGCAAACAGCCCTGCCGGGTTAAGTTAAGTTGTGACCACACCTGCCGTGGCACATGTGATACCTGCCACCAAGGTCGATTCCATGAAAGTTGCCGACACCCATGCAAAGCTATTTTAGTCTGTTCACATGaatgcaaaggagcttgcaccaaTGAATGTCCACCATGCAGCAGGCCCTGCCAAAACCGATGCGTCCATAGCCTATGTAAAAGGAAATGTGGAGAAACCTGTGTTCCATGTATGGAGCCCTGTAACTGGAGATGTGAGCACTATGCTTGCAGCAAGCTTTGCTCTGAGCCTTGTGACCGCCCACCATGCAATGTCCCATGTACAAAGCCACTGAGATGTGGACACCCTTGCATTGGTCTGTGTGGTGAGCCCTGCCCTAAAAAGTGTAGAGAGTGCCATAAGGAAGAGGTCAGTGAGATCTTTTTTGGTTTTGAAGATGATGACGATGCCCGCTTTGTGCAGCTGGAGGACTGTGGCCACATTTTTGAGACTCAGGGTATGGATATATACATGAACGGCGGCAATGACTCCGAAGAGAGTGTTGCAATCAAATTCAAAGTGTGTCCAAAATGTCAGACTCCAATAAGGAAGAACCTAAGATATGGGTCAGCCATCAACAAAACTCTGGATGAGATTGAGAAGGTCAAGAAAATGATAAATGGGGCAGAGGATCTACGaaatgaaacaaaaaacagaCTCTTAAACACTCTACAGCAGATGGTGGATGTCAGAAGAAATTTTCCTGAGGAATATTCAGAGTTAAGAGAAGGATTGGAGAATTCAGATGCACCCCTCAGAGCATTGCTCAGCTTAGAAAACAAGATGCTGTTCTATCAAAGAATAGCCAAACTGTTCATCAACATAGCTAAAGTGGATGATGTGGAGAAGAAGACACTGAAGAACAGCTTGCTAGAAATAAAGAAGTGGTTGGAAAAAACACGTTTGTTTTTCACAGAGCAAGAACTTTCTGATCTACAATGTGAACTGATACGTTTCAGCTACCTTCAAGAATTGCTCGTAGGATGTAAAGAGGCCAAGTCTAGAATCACCCCAGAGATCCGTAAAGAAATCGATGTAATAAGAGatgttttggaaagaagaaaaaagTTCACAGAGGAGGATCAAAACTTTGTGAAGATGAAACTTAAAGAGTTGATGAAAAACCTTCCACGCTCAGGACTTGGGATTACAAATACCGAGAGAGTTATGATTGTGGACGCCATGGCCCTTCAGAAGGGTCACTGGTTTAAGTGTCCCAACGATCACGTCTATTGTATTACAGAATGTGGGGGGGCAATGGAGCGTTCCAGATGTCCTGAATGCAATGCAGTCATTGGAGGAACCAGTCACAATCTTGAGCCAACCAACAGATTGGCACCAGAAATGGATGGTGCTCAACATGCTGCTTGGTCTAACACTGCAAATAACTTGCAAAATTTTGAAGGCCTTAGGGATCTTCTGGATTAA